In one Bradyrhizobium cosmicum genomic region, the following are encoded:
- a CDS encoding HlyD family type I secretion periplasmic adaptor subunit: MKSTARIVQFPGLSKPRSTEELEFLPAALEIVETPPSPLGRAIGATLLGLFVASLIWASFGRVDIVATATGKVIPTGRSKVIQPFETGVVRAIRVSEGQFVESGQPLIELDPTINDGEISHLLGDLRSVQLDIARLRAALADTDDPLSAFQPPDKVNPDLVAMQRQFLIAQVSEHRAKIASLDGQKAQKEAALATISATVSKLDAVIPTIEERVNIRKNLNEFGSKLQYYEVLQQLTESQQERLVQKSHAIEMQAAIATILETRSQTRAEFRRTLLADLAEAERKASGFTADLSKAEQRAKLQSLTAPVSGTVQQLAVHTIGGVVTPAQALMVIVPYDSKLEIEAAINNRDIGFVHTGDDVEIKVDTFDFTRYGLLHGKVLSISSDAVTREVPGEKPTDRQAPGSTTTTSEPKGQEMTYVARIAVSNPRIQIDDRVVSLSPGMAVTAEIKTGSRRLISYLLSPIMKYRQESMRER; encoded by the coding sequence ATGAAGTCGACTGCGAGAATCGTACAATTCCCTGGGCTGTCCAAGCCGCGCTCGACCGAAGAGCTCGAGTTTTTGCCGGCGGCCCTGGAGATCGTTGAAACTCCTCCCTCGCCGTTAGGGCGCGCCATCGGAGCCACGCTTCTCGGGCTGTTCGTGGCCAGCCTGATATGGGCAAGTTTCGGCCGCGTTGATATCGTTGCGACTGCTACGGGAAAGGTCATTCCAACCGGCCGCAGCAAGGTCATTCAACCGTTCGAAACGGGCGTTGTGCGCGCCATTCGCGTTTCCGAGGGGCAGTTTGTCGAGTCCGGCCAGCCCCTGATTGAGCTGGACCCCACCATCAACGACGGCGAGATCAGTCATCTTCTGGGTGACCTCCGTTCAGTGCAGCTCGATATTGCTCGCTTGAGAGCGGCGCTGGCGGATACGGACGACCCGCTGAGTGCCTTTCAACCCCCAGACAAGGTCAATCCGGATCTGGTGGCAATGCAGCGTCAATTCCTGATCGCACAGGTCTCCGAGCACCGCGCCAAGATCGCGTCGCTCGACGGCCAAAAGGCGCAAAAGGAAGCGGCCCTGGCCACGATTTCCGCCACGGTCAGCAAGCTCGATGCGGTCATTCCCACCATTGAGGAGCGTGTAAACATTCGCAAAAACCTCAACGAGTTTGGATCCAAACTACAATATTATGAAGTGTTGCAGCAGCTCACCGAAAGCCAGCAAGAACGCTTGGTCCAGAAGAGCCACGCCATAGAAATGCAGGCGGCGATTGCGACCATTCTCGAAACGCGATCGCAGACGAGGGCCGAATTCCGTCGCACTTTGCTCGCAGACCTTGCTGAAGCCGAAAGGAAGGCCTCTGGATTCACCGCCGACCTTTCAAAGGCGGAGCAGCGGGCCAAGCTTCAGTCGTTGACTGCACCAGTATCCGGTACGGTGCAGCAGCTGGCTGTTCACACGATTGGCGGGGTTGTTACCCCCGCACAGGCACTCATGGTCATTGTCCCCTACGACAGCAAGTTGGAGATCGAGGCGGCTATCAACAATCGTGACATCGGCTTTGTTCACACTGGTGACGATGTCGAAATCAAGGTCGATACCTTCGACTTCACCAGATACGGCCTCCTGCATGGAAAGGTACTTAGCATCTCATCCGACGCAGTCACGCGCGAAGTTCCAGGAGAAAAACCGACGGACCGACAGGCGCCCGGATCCACCACCACGACGAGCGAACCCAAGGGTCAGGAAATGACCTACGTGGCGCGCATTGCCGTTTCTAATCCCCGTATTCAGATCGACGATCGAGTGGTTAGCCTCTCGCCAGGGATGGCTGTCACGGCAGAGATCAAGACGGGCTCGCGACGGCTGATCAGCTATTTGCTGTCGCCCATCATGAAGTATAGGCAAGAGAGCATGCGCGAGCGATAA
- a CDS encoding acyltransferase family protein, which translates to MFPELNQSVSRPRSTAADILEINGGTGPGFDALRFLLSVWVFTVHAMFICDGADAAEAFVANPLHSLLVKPALPMFFIVSGYLVAGSAIRTKSVSTFLMFRVLRIMPALTIEVALSALVLGPWLTEKTFPEYFSDPLFAKYFLNIVGNVQFFLPGLFLHNPVPGAVNLNLWTLKPEFFCYLFISTMIAMKFIFSRKIYTLVAFLTIVLSAVYVIRGGQLYNFVGVADWKILILSFVIGGCAFHWNDGLVMSGPGALLAVLIAAGATMYSPLIILHLLALTYIVIYIGTRKMRLPGILRDRDCSYGIYLFGFPIQQTMVYLLPSDYRSGLVVLLVGLPLTLAFAMLSWTFVEEPVSRLKARIKRGIQIDTRWRLKLRPN; encoded by the coding sequence ATGTTTCCGGAACTAAATCAATCGGTGAGCCGGCCGCGTTCGACGGCCGCGGACATTCTGGAAATCAACGGAGGGACGGGCCCCGGCTTTGACGCGCTTCGATTCCTGTTGTCGGTGTGGGTCTTTACGGTACACGCGATGTTCATTTGCGATGGAGCCGACGCTGCCGAAGCATTTGTTGCCAACCCGCTTCACAGCCTTCTCGTCAAGCCCGCTCTACCAATGTTCTTTATTGTCAGCGGCTATCTGGTCGCCGGAAGTGCCATCCGCACGAAGAGCGTATCGACCTTTCTCATGTTCCGCGTGCTGAGAATAATGCCTGCGCTAACTATCGAAGTTGCGCTCAGCGCATTGGTCCTCGGACCATGGCTCACGGAAAAGACATTTCCCGAGTACTTCTCTGATCCATTGTTTGCGAAATACTTCCTGAACATTGTCGGCAACGTTCAGTTTTTTCTCCCAGGATTGTTTCTGCACAATCCCGTACCTGGCGCGGTGAATCTCAATCTATGGACGCTTAAGCCGGAATTTTTCTGCTATCTCTTCATTTCGACCATGATCGCGATGAAATTCATTTTCAGCAGGAAGATATACACTCTCGTTGCATTCCTGACGATTGTCTTGAGCGCGGTGTACGTGATCCGGGGCGGGCAACTCTATAACTTTGTCGGCGTGGCCGACTGGAAGATACTCATTCTGTCATTCGTCATTGGCGGCTGCGCGTTCCACTGGAACGACGGTCTCGTCATGTCTGGCCCCGGTGCCCTGCTAGCGGTGCTTATCGCGGCCGGCGCCACGATGTATTCGCCCCTTATTATCCTTCACCTTCTGGCGTTGACATATATCGTCATCTACATTGGCACACGCAAAATGCGCCTTCCGGGTATTCTGCGGGATAGGGACTGTTCATACGGTATCTACTTGTTTGGCTTCCCGATTCAGCAGACGATGGTGTATCTCCTACCTTCCGACTATCGGAGCGGCCTAGTCGTTCTGCTGGTGGGCTTGCCGCTGACACTTGCATTTGCGATGCTTTCCTGGACTTTCGTCGAGGAGCCTGTCTCCAGGCTGAAGGCTCGTATCAAGCGTGGAATTCAGATCGATACCAGATGGCGTCTCAAGCTCCGACCCAACTGA
- a CDS encoding Ig-like domain-containing protein, translating into MAIQAPTIEQFSADSGTLGDGVTDSNVVTLWGKAAANSTVTIYDGTTRLGTVTTNSSGSWAFTTPKLADSTHSLAATATDASGTSAASAAMSIKVVPSVTKFVSGTDNWSNPSIIDGQGWYSENAGQSWSLTTPDSHTVRMELRAGDYWADGGDSSRSEILAANSVANGDVFNATYQMTIEPGTSNVNSGLSWLSLTQMYGANGATFSIQLKGEQMAVVVNLNEATEKQVYIDPNSIQRGHAYSIQIQARFASDSTGYLEMWRDGVQIVNYHGVLGDPGANYNLKLGIYRGEPTAANYTMAADYSNIVTSTDPNFPTPPFGGAGTGQTPTPPTAPTISSFSNDSNIVGDGITNDNTLVLSGTASAGNSVKVYDGTTLLGSATANSSGNWTYTTSTLANGKHSFSASATSSSGTSALSKTLAVTVDTVAPAAPAIVSSSPKAGQSSVLTLTGNAEANSKVNVYDGKTLLGSATANGSGAWTLTTAALSTGAHQFTATASDAAGNNSVTSSSFNATIKAPTSTPTVTSVTASGAGILAGTGNLGAGKTVTLAVKLSEAVTVTGGTPTLKLNDGGTATYTGGSGTNVLSFTYKTAAGQNTSDLTVTGVNLGTATVKGSAGGIANLTSAVSNPAGTLRIDTTRPMVTSVAASGSGISAGSGVVGVGKVVNLTLKLSEAVTVTGGTPTLKLNDGGTATYASGSGSDTLTFRYTVAAGQNTADLAVTAVNSGTATVKDGAGNIANLAAAISNPAGVLQVNTTATATNSPTPSTGSGGNPDSTPHHWQHHFAAFSGATRTTVASTDTAGQAAKVQDTSAGDTSHMMGSSLDHRLALFAQHIASAFPSSPFAEANTSAVSQGAWKGSELPHLAQPVANQQHGPIAGPL; encoded by the coding sequence ATGGCAATTCAGGCTCCGACCATTGAACAATTCTCTGCGGATAGCGGTACGCTCGGCGACGGCGTTACCGACTCCAATGTCGTTACGTTGTGGGGCAAGGCTGCGGCAAATTCGACCGTAACGATATACGACGGTACGACACGGTTGGGAACGGTTACCACCAACAGTTCAGGTTCATGGGCATTTACGACTCCCAAGCTCGCCGACAGCACTCACAGCCTGGCGGCTACGGCGACCGATGCATCGGGCACCAGCGCGGCATCAGCTGCCATGTCGATCAAAGTCGTTCCGAGCGTGACCAAATTCGTGTCCGGTACGGACAATTGGAGCAATCCATCCATCATAGACGGCCAGGGTTGGTACAGCGAAAATGCCGGTCAATCGTGGAGCCTGACGACACCGGACTCTCATACGGTTCGGATGGAGTTGCGCGCCGGCGACTATTGGGCTGATGGAGGCGACAGCTCTCGCTCGGAGATCCTGGCTGCCAATTCGGTGGCCAACGGCGACGTTTTCAATGCGACCTACCAGATGACAATCGAGCCCGGCACGTCGAACGTGAATTCGGGCCTGTCCTGGCTATCACTCACCCAGATGTACGGGGCAAACGGAGCAACATTCTCCATTCAGCTCAAGGGCGAGCAGATGGCCGTCGTTGTCAATCTGAACGAGGCGACCGAAAAGCAAGTCTACATCGACCCTAATTCCATTCAGCGAGGCCATGCCTACAGCATTCAGATTCAGGCGCGCTTTGCCTCGGACTCGACCGGCTATCTCGAGATGTGGCGGGATGGTGTCCAGATCGTCAATTACCACGGGGTGTTGGGAGACCCCGGAGCAAACTACAACCTGAAGCTCGGCATCTATCGGGGAGAGCCGACGGCTGCCAATTACACGATGGCCGCCGACTACAGCAATATCGTCACCTCGACCGATCCCAACTTCCCGACCCCGCCATTCGGCGGAGCGGGTACCGGTCAGACGCCGACGCCTCCGACGGCACCTACGATCAGTTCGTTCTCGAACGACAGCAATATCGTCGGTGACGGGATCACGAACGACAATACCCTGGTGCTGAGCGGGACTGCCTCCGCAGGCAACTCCGTCAAAGTTTACGACGGAACAACTTTGCTCGGGTCTGCCACAGCAAACAGCAGCGGAAACTGGACTTACACAACCAGCACGCTCGCAAACGGCAAGCACAGCTTCTCGGCATCCGCTACATCCTCGAGCGGCACCAGCGCGTTGTCCAAAACGCTTGCCGTCACTGTCGATACCGTCGCCCCGGCGGCTCCAGCGATCGTTTCATCCTCTCCCAAGGCTGGCCAGAGTTCGGTTTTGACACTGACAGGCAATGCAGAGGCAAACAGCAAGGTGAACGTCTATGATGGAAAGACCCTGTTGGGATCAGCCACTGCGAACGGAAGTGGGGCGTGGACTCTCACCACAGCAGCTCTGTCGACCGGCGCTCATCAGTTCACGGCAACGGCCTCGGACGCGGCCGGCAACAACAGCGTGACTTCGTCTTCCTTCAACGCCACCATCAAGGCGCCCACCAGCACGCCAACGGTCACGTCGGTCACGGCGTCCGGCGCCGGAATTCTGGCCGGGACTGGCAATCTTGGGGCCGGAAAAACGGTTACTTTGGCGGTCAAATTGAGCGAGGCTGTGACGGTCACGGGCGGCACGCCAACGCTGAAACTCAACGATGGCGGTACTGCAACCTACACCGGCGGCTCCGGCACCAACGTATTGTCGTTCACCTACAAAACCGCAGCCGGTCAAAACACCTCTGACCTGACCGTGACGGGAGTCAATCTGGGCACGGCCACCGTGAAGGGCAGCGCCGGCGGAATTGCCAATCTTACGAGTGCAGTCTCAAATCCCGCCGGCACGCTGAGGATCGATACGACGAGACCAATGGTGACGTCTGTTGCGGCGTCGGGTTCAGGAATATCGGCGGGCTCGGGAGTCGTGGGAGTTGGCAAGGTTGTCAACCTAACGCTCAAATTGAGCGAAGCAGTCACCGTCACAGGGGGCACGCCCACGCTCAAGCTCAACGATGGTGGTACGGCGACTTATGCATCGGGTTCGGGCAGCGACACGTTGACCTTCAGATACACGGTCGCAGCCGGTCAGAACACAGCAGATCTTGCAGTGACTGCGGTCAATTCCGGCACTGCAACGGTGAAAGACGGCGCGGGCAATATCGCCAATCTTGCGGCAGCGATCTCCAATCCCGCGGGCGTGCTGCAGGTCAACACGACCGCCACGGCGACAAACTCGCCGACTCCGTCGACCGGGAGCGGCGGGAACCCCGACAGCACGCCTCATCACTGGCAGCACCACTTTGCTGCCTTCAGCGGTGCCACCCGCACAACCGTTGCGTCCACCGATACGGCAGGCCAAGCCGCCAAAGTGCAGGATACATCCGCAGGTGATACATCGCACATGATGGGGTCCTCGCTGGATCATCGCCTGGCGCTGTTCGCGCAGCACATTGCGTCGGCCTTTCCGTCTTCGCCGTTCGCTGAAGCGAACACCTCGGCGGTCAGTCAAGGAGCATGGAAGGGTTCAGAGCTCCCGCACTTGGCTCAGCCCGTCGCAAACCAGCAGCACGGCCCCATTGCGGGCCCACTCTGA
- a CDS encoding H-NS family nucleoid-associated regulatory protein, protein MTHKLDFDNMSVDELWRLHEQIGRILSARLTTEKRELEKRLSQLHREGEERDTELQNSSGAVRRRRKYPEVLPKYRNPNSPTETWSGRGKQPRWLVAALKTGRRIEEFAIAQAAAGKRASRGRRQKGHASRT, encoded by the coding sequence ATGACCCACAAATTAGACTTCGATAACATGTCCGTCGATGAATTGTGGCGGTTGCACGAACAAATTGGTCGTATCCTGTCGGCGCGTCTGACGACGGAGAAGCGGGAGTTGGAGAAGCGTCTTTCGCAACTCCACCGCGAGGGCGAGGAACGGGACACCGAGCTGCAGAATTCGTCAGGTGCCGTGCGTCGCCGTCGTAAGTATCCGGAAGTCCTGCCGAAATATCGTAATCCCAACAGCCCGACGGAGACTTGGTCCGGGCGCGGAAAGCAACCGCGATGGTTGGTTGCGGCTTTGAAGACAGGCCGACGCATTGAGGAGTTTGCGATCGCCCAAGCTGCCGCAGGCAAGCGGGCATCCCGCGGGCGACGTCAAAAAGGGCACGCCTCCCGAACCTGA
- a CDS encoding glycosyltransferase family 4 protein — MRLAVLAACIIPALLAFDLSADLADLLAYFETDFARSQAQAILAALNGQALASVGMPARQVKPFAQPEPRQKVRVLHYMGTNFGMTGVETFILQLTAAQRRRGLAPTILMDLHNRQEVREIAGGRGIAVHDLPNRNSIAQLLPGKLGTAVLRVQRIAAIYRLLKKNDVLHIQAVGISCLDGFIAAAMAGAHVIVTHHGTLSWFAPQRDLLAEITFWIEKRISSTIVMPYKAALAELMSEGVSSDRSRVIPFCVDEELFTQSGPHANGGAFTLVMVARMVFGKGHLELLGALSKLSARYPELRALFIGDGPMRGQIEREIDRLDLRRIVESKGKVDHREVPALMRSAQVIVLPTYEPGEMYPVCLLEGMALGLPAIGTRWSGIPDIIDDGVTGVIVEPKDEANLIHAIERFVADPSFLAQSREGALARIRSRFTATIVADRYAELYREAMSSRTPHLTSHHIRIRPPRRLA, encoded by the coding sequence ATGCGATTAGCCGTATTGGCGGCCTGTATTATTCCTGCTCTTTTGGCGTTCGATTTGTCCGCGGATTTGGCGGATCTGCTGGCTTATTTCGAAACTGATTTCGCAAGATCGCAAGCCCAGGCAATCCTCGCCGCGCTGAATGGTCAGGCCCTAGCCTCGGTCGGGATGCCTGCACGGCAGGTGAAGCCTTTCGCGCAGCCGGAGCCTCGCCAAAAAGTGCGAGTTCTGCACTATATGGGCACCAATTTCGGAATGACCGGCGTCGAGACCTTCATCCTGCAACTCACTGCCGCCCAAAGGCGTCGCGGCCTTGCTCCGACGATCTTAATGGACCTCCACAATCGGCAGGAAGTCCGGGAGATTGCTGGCGGGCGCGGCATAGCCGTGCATGACCTGCCCAATCGAAATTCCATTGCACAGCTCCTGCCAGGAAAGCTCGGCACGGCGGTGCTACGCGTTCAACGAATCGCGGCAATCTATCGATTGCTCAAGAAGAATGACGTCTTGCACATCCAGGCTGTTGGCATCTCCTGTCTCGACGGCTTTATTGCAGCGGCCATGGCGGGCGCCCATGTCATCGTCACGCACCACGGCACGCTGAGCTGGTTCGCGCCGCAACGTGATCTGCTCGCCGAAATCACCTTCTGGATAGAGAAGCGTATCTCGTCAACGATCGTCATGCCTTACAAGGCTGCCCTTGCTGAACTGATGTCGGAAGGTGTGTCTTCTGACCGGTCCAGGGTCATTCCATTCTGCGTTGACGAGGAGTTATTCACACAGTCTGGTCCTCACGCGAACGGCGGCGCATTCACGCTAGTCATGGTCGCGCGCATGGTCTTCGGCAAGGGCCATCTAGAATTATTGGGTGCGCTCTCCAAGCTCTCCGCGCGCTATCCCGAACTTCGGGCCCTGTTCATCGGAGACGGACCGATGCGCGGCCAGATCGAAAGGGAAATCGACCGGCTGGATTTGCGGCGTATCGTCGAATCCAAGGGTAAGGTCGATCACCGAGAGGTCCCCGCACTAATGCGGAGCGCCCAGGTGATCGTCCTACCGACTTACGAGCCCGGCGAAATGTATCCCGTTTGTCTTCTCGAAGGTATGGCGCTCGGCCTCCCAGCGATTGGCACAAGATGGTCCGGTATTCCGGATATCATCGATGACGGTGTGACAGGCGTCATCGTTGAACCAAAGGACGAGGCGAACCTCATACACGCTATAGAACGATTCGTTGCCGACCCAAGCTTTCTCGCGCAATCCCGTGAGGGCGCCCTGGCTCGAATACGATCTCGTTTCACCGCAACCATCGTTGCCGACCGCTATGCGGAATTGTATCGCGAGGCGATGTCGAGCCGTACGCCGCATCTCACCTCGCATCACATACGGATTCGGCCCCCCCGGCGTCTGGCGTGA
- a CDS encoding type I secretion system permease/ATPase → MNADMDVPGPNDPGLIALAMMLRFHGISADPAQIRHYCGMADIGTAEMVRCAREFGLKARELKTDWGRLLNTPLPAIAALKDGGFILLGKVGDDKVVAQSTRTPRPELLTRADLEAIWDGRLVLMTKRASLTELTRRFDLTWFLGAIHKYRAQLVEVLVGSFFLQLLGLASPLFFQAVIDKVLVQRSLSTLDVLAIGLIGIGLFETILGILRTYLFSHATNRIDVELGARLFQHLLALPTAYFQARRVGDSVARVRELENIRNFLTSSALTLVIDLLFTFVFLGVMLFYSPLLTGIVLLGFPFYIGISAGATPPFRRLLDEKFKRGAENQAFLVECVNGVDTLKAMAIEPQMQRRWEEQLAGYVAASFRVLRLGNYASNSVQFVNKLVTAGILYFGARLVISGDLTVGELVAFNILAGRVSQPVLRLVQIWQDFHQAQISVDRLGDILNTPPEPRFNPARAALPSIRGDVTFDRVVFRYRPDGPEVLHAVSFGVSAGQVIGIIGPSGSGKSTVAKLIQRLFIPESGRILIDGVDISMVDTSWLRRQVGSVLQESVLFNQSIRDNIALSDPSMPIERVVEAAKLAGAHEFILELQEGYDTVVGERGTSLSGGQRQRIAIARALVTNPRILIFDEATSALDYESERIIQDNMRRIAQGRTVFVIAHRLSTVRRANRILTIDRGRLVEDGTHDELIKRGGRYAALHRLQSDIQEVR, encoded by the coding sequence ATGAACGCAGATATGGACGTGCCCGGGCCAAATGACCCGGGTCTCATCGCACTCGCCATGATGCTGCGTTTTCACGGCATCAGCGCAGACCCGGCGCAAATACGCCACTATTGCGGCATGGCAGATATCGGCACTGCGGAAATGGTCCGGTGTGCGAGAGAGTTTGGGCTCAAGGCCCGTGAGCTCAAAACAGACTGGGGGCGGCTCCTCAATACACCCTTGCCTGCCATCGCTGCGCTCAAGGACGGCGGATTCATTCTTCTCGGAAAGGTGGGGGATGACAAGGTCGTCGCTCAGTCGACAAGGACGCCGCGCCCGGAATTACTGACCAGAGCGGATCTGGAAGCGATCTGGGACGGGCGGCTTGTTTTGATGACCAAGCGCGCCAGCTTGACGGAGCTCACGCGCCGTTTCGATTTGACCTGGTTTCTCGGCGCCATCCACAAATACCGAGCTCAATTGGTTGAGGTGCTGGTCGGATCCTTTTTCTTGCAGCTTCTGGGCTTGGCATCACCGCTGTTCTTTCAGGCCGTCATTGACAAGGTGCTGGTGCAGCGAAGCCTCAGCACGCTGGACGTGCTCGCAATCGGCCTTATCGGAATAGGTCTATTCGAGACCATTCTCGGTATTTTGCGTACTTATCTTTTTTCCCACGCGACCAACCGTATTGATGTCGAGCTCGGCGCGCGGCTGTTTCAACATCTGCTTGCGCTTCCAACAGCGTATTTTCAGGCTAGGCGTGTCGGCGATTCTGTCGCTCGCGTTCGTGAGCTTGAGAACATTCGGAACTTCCTAACAAGTTCTGCGCTGACGCTGGTTATTGATCTCCTGTTTACGTTCGTGTTTCTCGGCGTGATGCTTTTCTACTCCCCGCTATTGACCGGCATCGTCTTGCTCGGATTCCCGTTCTATATCGGCATCTCCGCCGGCGCGACGCCGCCATTTCGCCGATTGCTTGACGAAAAATTTAAACGCGGTGCGGAAAATCAGGCGTTCTTGGTGGAATGCGTCAACGGCGTCGATACTTTGAAGGCAATGGCTATTGAGCCACAGATGCAGAGGCGCTGGGAAGAGCAGCTGGCTGGATATGTCGCTGCAAGCTTCAGGGTTCTTAGGCTAGGCAACTATGCAAGCAATAGCGTTCAATTCGTCAACAAGCTCGTAACCGCCGGTATCCTGTATTTCGGGGCACGCCTCGTTATTTCTGGTGACCTGACAGTGGGTGAACTCGTCGCATTCAACATCCTGGCGGGACGGGTAAGCCAGCCGGTGCTGCGTCTCGTGCAGATTTGGCAGGATTTTCATCAAGCGCAGATCTCGGTGGATCGCCTTGGCGACATTCTCAACACGCCTCCCGAACCCCGGTTTAATCCTGCCCGTGCCGCGTTGCCGTCCATTAGAGGCGACGTTACTTTCGATCGCGTTGTTTTTCGATACCGTCCCGATGGCCCTGAAGTACTTCATGCCGTCAGCTTTGGCGTTTCTGCCGGCCAGGTGATCGGAATAATCGGACCTTCCGGTTCAGGGAAGAGCACAGTCGCGAAATTGATCCAGAGGCTGTTCATTCCTGAGAGCGGCCGCATACTTATCGATGGCGTCGATATATCCATGGTTGATACCTCCTGGCTACGTCGACAGGTGGGGTCCGTGTTGCAAGAAAGCGTTCTCTTCAACCAATCTATTCGCGACAACATCGCTCTATCGGATCCGAGCATGCCGATTGAACGGGTCGTCGAGGCAGCAAAACTCGCAGGTGCTCACGAGTTCATCCTGGAGCTTCAAGAAGGCTATGACACGGTTGTCGGGGAGCGCGGCACAAGTCTGTCAGGCGGACAGCGCCAACGGATAGCGATAGCCCGCGCACTTGTGACGAATCCGCGCATTCTTATTTTCGACGAAGCGACAAGTGCGCTCGATTATGAAAGCGAGCGCATCATCCAGGACAACATGCGGCGCATCGCACAGGGTAGGACGGTATTCGTTATCGCTCATCGTCTTTCAACAGTTCGGCGTGCAAATCGAATATTAACCATTGATCGCGGACGATTGGTCGAGGATGGTACGCATGACGAATTGATCAAGCGCGGAGGCCGCTATGCAGCCCTTCATCGCTTGCAGTCTGACATTCAGGAAGTCCGCTAG